A genomic segment from Streptosporangium roseum DSM 43021 encodes:
- a CDS encoding Tn3 family transposase, translating to MLSITAREAHYVLDDLLGNATDLQINEHATDSHGRRCGPRNCPDRG from the coding sequence GTGCTGTCCATCACTGCGCGGGAGGCGCACTACGTGTTGGATGACCTTCTGGGCAACGCCACCGACTTGCAGATCAATGAGCACGCGACCGATAGCCATGGCCGCCGCTGCGGCCCGCGCAACTGCCCTGACCGGGGCTGA
- a CDS encoding integrase core domain-containing protein — MGRDGCALDNAPAESFNATLKVELTHRYRSPVSLRPRAEARLKIATWIAGFYNTHRRHSSADGLPPIICEQRITAVRAAIRVRLQQPIAA; from the coding sequence ATGGGCCGGGACGGCTGCGCGCTGGACAACGCTCCGGCCGAATCGTTCAACGCCACGCTCAAGGTCGAGCTCACCCACCGGTATCGCTCACCGGTATCGCTTCGCCCCCGCGCCGAGGCCCGGCTGAAGATCGCGACCTGGATCGCCGGTTTCTACAACACCCACCGTCGTCACAGCAGCGCTGACGGGCTACCACCGATCATCTGCGAACAGCGGATCACGGCCGTCAGGGCGGCCATCAGGGTGAGGCTTCAGCAGCCTATCGCCGCATAG
- a CDS encoding DUF6461 domain-containing protein, translating into MIATPGDYAWFSYERFPDLADAYCFTYVRGLTPEQLMARLGGRPEDFTPMTLEELIETSYRHSYNTAFLGATTIGDWVFVVEPNGGLGIDEANIASLSAGTRLVSHFRDVEGIEYFYWSDDGEIRFCFIADEGCSEEVPEEVMESMRRIDADYRHLYPSDGPAFLLAEHLTGITLTPELLEGSTYLCGVIPEPR; encoded by the coding sequence ATGATCGCGACCCCTGGTGACTATGCCTGGTTCTCCTACGAGCGCTTCCCCGACCTGGCGGACGCCTACTGCTTCACCTACGTCCGCGGCCTGACACCCGAGCAACTGATGGCCCGGCTCGGTGGCCGGCCGGAGGATTTCACGCCCATGACGCTTGAGGAGCTGATCGAGACCAGCTACAGGCACAGCTACAACACCGCTTTCCTCGGCGCCACGACCATCGGCGACTGGGTGTTCGTCGTCGAGCCCAACGGCGGGCTCGGCATCGATGAAGCAAACATCGCTTCGTTGTCGGCAGGAACCCGCCTCGTCTCCCACTTCCGCGACGTCGAAGGCATCGAGTACTTCTACTGGAGCGACGATGGAGAGATCCGGTTCTGCTTCATCGCTGACGAAGGTTGCTCGGAAGAGGTGCCGGAGGAGGTCATGGAGAGCATGCGGCGGATCGACGCCGACTACAGACACCTCTACCCCAGCGACGGGCCGGCGTTCCTCCTGGCCGAGCATCTCACCGGCATCACGCTGACACCGGAGCTGCTGGAGGGGTCCACCTACCTGTGCGGAGTCATCCCCGAACCGAGGTGA
- a CDS encoding Tn3 family transposase, translating into MNGMINLDAGPKPEMVTTYQAGDSDMVFGIFSMLGHRFAPRFADLGDQRFWRADLPDGSTGEYGLLEAIARQKVNPSKITTQWPDMVRVAGSLVTNQVRTYDLLRMFACNGRPTPLGFARNGRPTPLGFARNGRPTLLGQAFAEYGRIDKILHLLSVLDPIDNTYRRTLGRRLSIQESRHRLARKICHGNGGKIRQAYREGQEGRLAALGSVVSAVVLWNSTHLSAIVGHLRAQGWKSASEGASITDEDVARLSPLGHAHPNCLGRYAITASDPSQGLRPLRSSTCGHDDGEEDCPSPSGTASACSVLDSAGHVDHAESCRYCCVQRNHGHLRCARDGSFQRRPEVRAVRPASGDDQTHDDPGSGHHDPAQPAERLARRAPQQHHQHPVRGRTRVRDRDHGCGWSRG; encoded by the coding sequence GTGAACGGCATGATCAACCTGGATGCCGGGCCCAAGCCGGAGATGGTCACCACCTACCAGGCCGGCGATTCGGACATGGTGTTCGGGATCTTCTCGATGCTCGGTCACCGGTTCGCGCCCCGCTTCGCCGATCTGGGCGACCAGCGGTTCTGGCGCGCCGACCTGCCTGACGGTAGCACCGGCGAGTATGGGCTGTTGGAGGCGATCGCCCGGCAGAAGGTGAACCCGAGCAAGATCACCACGCAGTGGCCGGACATGGTCCGCGTCGCCGGGTCGCTGGTCACCAACCAGGTCCGGACCTACGACCTGCTGCGCATGTTCGCCTGCAACGGGCGTCCGACCCCACTCGGGTTCGCCCGCAATGGCCGTCCGACCCCACTCGGGTTCGCCCGTAACGGGCGTCCGACCCTACTCGGGCAGGCGTTCGCCGAGTACGGCCGGATCGACAAGATACTGCACCTGCTGTCGGTGCTGGACCCGATCGACAATACCTACCGCCGCACTCTCGGCCGCCGGCTGTCCATCCAGGAGTCCCGCCACCGGCTCGCCCGCAAGATCTGCCACGGCAACGGCGGGAAGATCCGCCAGGCCTACCGGGAAGGGCAGGAGGGCCGGCTCGCCGCCCTCGGATCGGTCGTGAGCGCCGTGGTTTTGTGGAATTCGACGCACTTGTCGGCGATCGTCGGCCACCTGCGCGCCCAGGGCTGGAAGTCGGCCTCCGAGGGCGCCTCGATCACCGATGAGGACGTGGCCCGGCTGTCCCCGCTCGGCCACGCCCACCCCAACTGCCTGGGCCGCTACGCCATCACCGCCTCCGACCCCAGCCAGGGACTGCGGCCGTTGCGCTCATCCACCTGCGGCCACGATGACGGGGAGGAAGACTGCCCCAGCCCCTCCGGAACGGCCAGCGCCTGCTCCGTGCTGGATAGTGCTGGACACGTCGATCACGCGGAATCGTGTCGGTACTGCTGCGTACAACGGAATCATGGACACCTTCGATGTGCTCGTGACGGCTCGTTCCAACGGCGACCCGAAGTCCGAGCAGTTCGACCGGCAAGTGGCGATGATCAGACCCATGATGATCCGGGATCCGGCCACCACGATCCGGCACAACCGGCTGAGCGGCTCGCGCGCCGAGCACCTCAGCAACATCATCAACACCCCGTTCGAGGCCGCACGCGTGTACGGGACCGCGATCACGGGTGCGGGTGGAGCCGCGGGTGA
- a CDS encoding sensor histidine kinase has product MRAIVGGLGGAALVLVGIWVAVSWRALSGGTGERAEMSWYDPITWTTFVVLVVFLAVQALIGLATLERRLAVWGLVPSGKEVLRRRVEQLSRTRAEVLEAVDDERRRIERDVHDGVQQRLVALGMLLGRAQRLDDSGAAASLFRQAQEESRRALEELREVAWRIYPVALDDGGLPAALESLVDRSSVPIVLDYDVPVRPCSRPRPPGSPPPKAAIPPISAWPGCTPSTSSCLARSPVCWTAGTNSPTDPAPLRPPPAFMYVSQRWSRPSRVPLPRFSARLAYVGCHRNTAETGRRLR; this is encoded by the coding sequence ATGCGCGCCATCGTGGGCGGGCTCGGTGGCGCGGCGCTGGTGCTGGTCGGGATCTGGGTGGCGGTGAGCTGGCGGGCGCTGTCCGGCGGTACGGGCGAACGCGCCGAAATGAGCTGGTATGACCCGATCACCTGGACGACGTTCGTGGTGCTCGTCGTCTTCTTGGCGGTGCAGGCCCTGATCGGCCTGGCGACCCTGGAGCGGCGGCTGGCGGTATGGGGCCTGGTGCCCAGTGGCAAGGAGGTGTTGCGGCGCAGGGTCGAGCAGTTGTCGCGGACGCGGGCGGAGGTGCTGGAGGCGGTCGACGACGAGCGGCGGCGTATCGAGCGGGACGTGCACGACGGGGTACAGCAGCGGCTGGTGGCGCTGGGCATGTTGCTCGGCCGCGCCCAGCGCCTCGACGATTCCGGCGCTGCCGCCTCGCTGTTCCGGCAGGCGCAGGAGGAATCCCGTCGCGCCCTGGAGGAGCTGCGGGAGGTGGCCTGGCGGATCTACCCGGTGGCCCTGGACGACGGCGGGCTGCCGGCTGCGCTGGAGTCGCTGGTCGACCGCTCGAGTGTGCCGATCGTCCTCGACTACGACGTACCGGTGCGGCCATGCTCCAGGCCGCGGCCGCCGGGATCGCCGCCACCGAAAGCAGCGATCCCGCCCATCAGCGCCTGGCCCGGATGCACGCCTTCTACGAGTTCCTGCTTGGCGAGATCCCCAGTCTGCTGGACCGCTGGCACCAACAGTCCAACTGATCCCGCCCCGCTCCGGCCCCCTCCAGCGTTCATGTACGTAAGCCAACGGTGGTCGCGGCCGAGCCGGGTACCCCTCCCACGCTTCAGTGCGCGACTCGCGTACGTGGGGTGCCACCGGAATACGGCAGAAACGGGCCGCAGGCTGAGGTGA
- a CDS encoding serine/threonine-protein kinase: MTSRLAGDVVGGRYRLAAELGSGGFGRVWRARDETLDVDVAIKELQLPPGMPETARAERLARATREARNAARLRKHDGIVAIHDVVIDDGLPWIVMELVDGCSLDEHVKQHGPLPVGRAVEVAVALLTAIGAAHREGVVHRDIKPANVMLAENGKVLLTDFGTAIHSTDTALTATGMFIGSAEYTAPERLRGSDGLPAGDLFSLGVTLYQVVEGVSPFRRDTQEATLAAVLLEEAPAPQRTGPLTQLITRLLDKDPDRRPTVEEALAMAGDIAGEQPATTVRVRRDTKILPALPKKRQPVVVAAPMVAMLAMAVMTALGVAGLPDAGETWGEFEDHMGSAMVSVAVADVVLAGLVCASLARFLPVKVGKIVTAVVGVAGLVFGCGATAFAFHGAGEIFRNAMELSGRESATVSLALISIVALIAVGSAVSSQLLVRRETIKGRTRS, translated from the coding sequence ATGACTTCGAGGCTGGCCGGTGATGTGGTTGGCGGGCGCTACCGGCTTGCCGCCGAGCTGGGGTCCGGTGGTTTCGGGCGGGTCTGGCGGGCTCGCGACGAGACCCTCGACGTGGACGTTGCGATCAAGGAACTGCAACTGCCGCCGGGGATGCCGGAAACCGCACGAGCCGAGCGGCTGGCACGGGCCACGCGCGAGGCCCGCAATGCCGCCCGGTTGCGCAAGCACGACGGCATCGTCGCGATCCACGACGTCGTCATCGACGACGGCCTTCCCTGGATCGTCATGGAGCTGGTCGACGGCTGCTCGCTGGACGAGCACGTCAAGCAGCACGGACCTCTTCCGGTGGGCAGGGCCGTCGAAGTCGCCGTGGCACTGCTGACGGCGATCGGCGCAGCACACCGGGAAGGTGTCGTGCACCGCGACATCAAACCGGCCAACGTCATGCTCGCCGAGAACGGGAAGGTCCTGCTCACCGACTTCGGGACGGCAATCCACTCCACCGACACCGCACTGACTGCTACCGGGATGTTCATCGGCTCGGCGGAGTACACGGCGCCCGAGCGGTTGCGTGGCAGCGACGGCCTTCCCGCCGGGGATCTGTTCTCCCTCGGCGTGACCCTTTACCAGGTCGTTGAGGGCGTCTCACCGTTCCGCCGCGATACCCAGGAAGCGACGTTGGCCGCAGTGCTACTGGAGGAGGCCCCGGCGCCGCAGCGAACCGGCCCGCTCACGCAGCTCATCACCCGGCTACTGGACAAGGACCCAGACCGTAGGCCGACGGTCGAAGAAGCACTGGCCATGGCAGGTGACATTGCGGGTGAGCAGCCCGCAACCACGGTCCGCGTGCGGCGCGACACCAAGATCCTGCCGGCCTTGCCGAAGAAGCGGCAGCCGGTCGTTGTAGCCGCGCCGATGGTGGCCATGCTGGCAATGGCGGTCATGACGGCGCTCGGCGTCGCCGGACTCCCCGATGCCGGCGAAACGTGGGGGGAATTCGAGGACCACATGGGCAGCGCCATGGTCAGCGTCGCCGTTGCCGATGTCGTTCTGGCCGGCTTGGTGTGCGCCAGTCTCGCGCGCTTCCTGCCAGTAAAAGTCGGCAAGATCGTCACTGCTGTCGTCGGTGTCGCCGGGCTGGTCTTCGGCTGTGGCGCGACCGCTTTCGCCTTCCACGGCGCCGGCGAGATCTTCCGGAACGCGATGGAGCTCTCCGGGCGAGAGTCCGCGACGGTGTCGCTGGCCTTGATCAGCATCGTCGCCCTCATCGCTGTCGGGTCGGCCGTGAGCTCGCAACTCCTCGTTCGACGCGAAACGATCAAAGGTCGAACACGATCATGA
- a CDS encoding dihydrofolate reductase family protein, which translates to MRKLTFGMNLSLDGYVAAPGDDLGWSVPSDELFHTRAGLIDEYVLVTAPVLLGSGTPFFTALDNWVNLTLMETRTFPDGVLLTRYETRR; encoded by the coding sequence ATGCGGAAACTGACCTTCGGCATGAACCTGAGCCTGGACGGCTACGTCGCCGCGCCCGGCGACGACCTCGGCTGGAGCGTGCCGAGCGACGAGCTGTTCCACACACGGGCCGGGCTGATCGACGAGTACGTGCTGGTCACCGCACCGGTCTTGCTGGGCAGCGGCACGCCGTTCTTTACGGCCCTGGACAACTGGGTGAACCTGACCCTGATGGAGACCCGGACGTTCCCCGACGGCGTACTCCTGACCAGGTACGAGACCAGGCGCTGA
- a CDS encoding Acg family FMN-binding oxidoreductase, with the protein MSARTTEEITSAIRAAVQAAVWAPSVHNTQPWSFAVDGEEIALRADSDRKLRLGDAAGREMLISCGAALMNVRLTLSALGWEPRVRVLPDPDRPALLATVRMGEAVVADEHTRLLHAEIERRRTHRAGFTDLPVPERLIEALVAQAQAEGARLTPVRSEAAVRVLAALTCAAQDVQSQDRLLTLEMISWAQPPGSSRGDGVPAQGYPREPRRTSPHFAQRDYAHGHPWGSDADQFFAASTGTVAVLTTPADAREDWITAGQALQRVLLQASAYDVHAAFHTQALETVHLREFLREELLSGRHPQMIMRLGYTSDDSEGIRRPVTDVLQERRPS; encoded by the coding sequence ATGAGCGCTCGCACCACCGAGGAGATCACCTCGGCGATCCGCGCGGCGGTCCAGGCCGCCGTGTGGGCGCCGTCGGTGCACAACACCCAGCCCTGGTCCTTCGCCGTCGACGGCGAGGAGATCGCCCTGCGGGCCGACAGCGACAGGAAACTACGGCTCGGCGACGCCGCGGGCCGCGAGATGCTGATCAGCTGCGGCGCCGCCCTGATGAACGTACGGCTCACGCTGAGCGCGCTCGGCTGGGAGCCGCGGGTGAGGGTGCTGCCCGACCCCGACCGTCCCGCCCTGCTGGCGACCGTGCGGATGGGGGAGGCCGTCGTCGCCGACGAGCACACCCGGCTGCTGCACGCCGAGATCGAACGCCGCCGCACCCACCGTGCCGGCTTCACCGACCTGCCCGTGCCGGAGCGTCTCATCGAGGCGCTGGTGGCCCAGGCGCAGGCCGAGGGGGCGCGGCTGACGCCGGTCCGTTCCGAGGCCGCCGTCCGGGTGCTCGCCGCGCTCACCTGCGCCGCCCAGGACGTGCAGTCCCAGGACCGGCTGCTGACCCTGGAGATGATCAGCTGGGCCCAGCCGCCGGGCAGCTCCCGCGGGGACGGGGTCCCGGCGCAGGGCTACCCCCGCGAGCCCCGGCGGACCTCTCCGCACTTCGCCCAGCGCGACTACGCCCACGGTCATCCCTGGGGCAGTGACGCCGATCAGTTCTTCGCCGCCTCCACCGGGACGGTGGCGGTGCTGACCACGCCGGCCGATGCCCGTGAGGACTGGATCACGGCGGGTCAGGCGTTGCAGCGTGTCCTGCTGCAGGCCTCCGCCTACGACGTGCACGCGGCCTTCCACACCCAGGCGCTGGAGACGGTCCATCTGCGGGAGTTTTTGCGGGAGGAACTGCTGTCGGGCCGGCACCCTCAGATGATCATGCGTCTGGGCTACACCTCCGACGACAGCGAGGGCATCCGGCGACCGGTCACCGACGTGTTGCAAGAACGCCGGCCCAGCTGA
- a CDS encoding CBS domain-containing protein produces the protein MKVSDVMGTRAVAVRPEAPFTEIVEAMRRFKVGALTVIDADDHPIGMVSDDDLLLKETDSTSAGSVFDSRRRRQEHHKAAGITAREMMTSPAITVTKDTVVRDAARLMHRYRIKQLPVIEPATGRLVGTVHQSDLLKVFTRPAEEIDGEITEICNRLYVDREHLTVDVAAGVVTLTGHVGFRSQISRLAAAVHGIDGVLDVENRLAYRSDDLTPTPPLL, from the coding sequence ATGAAGGTCTCAGATGTCATGGGCACCAGAGCGGTCGCGGTACGACCGGAGGCGCCTTTCACCGAGATCGTCGAGGCCATGCGGCGTTTCAAGGTCGGTGCGCTCACCGTCATCGACGCCGATGACCACCCCATCGGCATGGTCTCCGACGATGACCTGCTGCTCAAGGAGACCGACTCCACCTCTGCGGGCAGTGTCTTCGACAGCCGTCGCAGACGCCAGGAGCACCACAAAGCCGCAGGCATCACGGCCCGGGAGATGATGACCAGCCCCGCGATCACGGTCACGAAGGACACCGTCGTCCGGGACGCGGCGCGGCTGATGCACCGCTACCGGATCAAGCAGCTTCCCGTGATCGAGCCGGCCACCGGACGTCTCGTCGGAACCGTGCACCAGAGCGATCTGCTGAAGGTCTTCACCCGCCCGGCCGAGGAGATCGACGGCGAGATCACCGAGATCTGCAATCGCCTCTACGTCGACCGGGAGCACCTGACGGTCGACGTAGCGGCGGGTGTGGTCACGCTGACGGGTCACGTCGGTTTCCGCTCGCAGATCTCCCGCCTGGCCGCGGCCGTCCACGGGATCGACGGTGTCCTCGACGTGGAAAACCGCCTGGCCTACCGATCCGACGACCTGACCCCCACCCCGCCCCTTCTGTGA
- a CDS encoding heavy metal translocating P-type ATPase — MRRFATIALLLVTVTGLLAGLMLHLAGAEAAGDIVWTVVTVAALVPATGWVISALRSGRLGVDAIAVLALAGALAVREYLAGALIGVMLATGRALEDYALHRARSDLNALYERAPHSARRYEDGVPRLVPVEQVCPGDLLLIPSGEIVPVDGLVTGDLALLDESALTGESIPVEHAVGEGVRSGVVNAGAAFGLRATRTAADSTYAAVVALARQTETGSAPVVRLADRFAAWFLPATLLLAAAAWLLSGEPVRAVAVLVVATPCPLLLAAPAAIASGLSRTARHGVVVKGGGALERLGQARTLILDKTGTLTSGRPQVVDVVAAPGARADDVLRLAAAVDQMSSHVLAAAIVDAARVHRAVLPQPAEVREKPGTGTTGVVEGHRIEVGKATAPSRSEWERAQRARAALDGAMTVWVTVDGQASGVILLRDAIRADAARTLRRLRSAGIERMVMLTGDRAEVAESVGIVLGVDQVLAEQTPAAKVRAVRQEAARAVTVMVGDGINDAPALAAADVGVAMGARGSAASTQAADVVLTTDRLDRLADAMDVARRSRRIAVQSAAMGMALSLLAMAAAAAGALVPAVGALLQEAIDITVIVNALRALRPVRGTRTVVDPATEALLRRFETEHSSLRPPLELIRETADELGETPSAASLDRLREVHSFLTERLLPHERAEEQRLYPAMGQVLGSLEATMTMSRAHAEIERLVRRVGNHLALTETDGVRAEQMDDLRACLYGLHAVLVLHFDQEEEAYFSLAANSAAE, encoded by the coding sequence ATGAGACGGTTCGCCACCATCGCCCTTCTCCTGGTCACTGTGACCGGATTACTGGCCGGACTCATGCTTCACCTGGCCGGTGCGGAGGCGGCCGGCGACATCGTGTGGACGGTGGTCACCGTCGCGGCTCTGGTGCCCGCGACCGGATGGGTGATCTCGGCGCTGCGCAGCGGCCGGTTGGGCGTGGACGCCATCGCCGTGCTCGCCCTTGCCGGGGCGCTCGCCGTACGGGAGTATCTCGCCGGAGCGTTGATCGGCGTGATGCTCGCGACCGGCCGGGCGCTGGAGGACTACGCCCTGCACCGGGCCAGGAGTGACCTGAACGCCCTGTATGAACGCGCGCCGCATTCGGCCCGGCGCTATGAGGACGGGGTGCCTCGCCTTGTGCCGGTCGAGCAGGTGTGCCCCGGTGACCTGCTATTGATCCCCAGCGGGGAGATCGTCCCCGTCGACGGGCTGGTGACGGGCGATCTCGCGTTGCTGGACGAGTCTGCGCTGACGGGGGAGTCGATACCGGTGGAGCACGCCGTGGGCGAGGGCGTGCGCAGCGGTGTGGTGAACGCCGGTGCCGCCTTCGGCCTGCGGGCCACCCGGACCGCGGCGGACAGCACCTATGCGGCAGTGGTGGCGCTGGCGCGGCAGACCGAAACCGGCAGCGCCCCCGTCGTACGGCTCGCCGACCGGTTCGCCGCCTGGTTCCTGCCGGCCACGCTCCTGCTGGCGGCCGCCGCCTGGCTGCTGTCCGGCGAGCCGGTGCGGGCCGTTGCCGTGCTGGTCGTCGCCACCCCTTGCCCGCTGTTGCTCGCCGCACCCGCGGCCATCGCCTCCGGACTGTCTCGCACGGCGCGACACGGGGTGGTGGTGAAGGGCGGCGGAGCCTTGGAGAGACTGGGCCAGGCCCGCACGCTCATCCTGGACAAGACCGGCACGCTGACCTCCGGACGGCCGCAGGTGGTCGACGTCGTGGCCGCCCCCGGCGCCCGCGCCGATGATGTGCTGCGCCTGGCCGCCGCGGTGGACCAGATGTCCTCTCACGTGCTCGCCGCTGCGATCGTCGACGCCGCCCGCGTGCACCGGGCCGTGCTGCCGCAACCGGCTGAGGTCCGGGAGAAGCCCGGCACCGGGACCACGGGGGTGGTGGAGGGGCACCGGATAGAGGTCGGCAAGGCCACGGCCCCCTCTCGCTCGGAATGGGAGCGGGCCCAGCGGGCGCGGGCCGCGTTGGACGGCGCCATGACCGTCTGGGTGACGGTGGATGGCCAGGCCAGCGGAGTGATCCTGCTCCGCGACGCCATACGGGCCGATGCCGCGCGGACTCTGAGACGGCTGCGCAGCGCCGGGATCGAGCGGATGGTCATGCTCACTGGGGACCGGGCCGAAGTCGCCGAAAGCGTGGGCATCGTCCTCGGCGTCGACCAGGTGCTGGCTGAACAGACCCCCGCCGCCAAGGTCCGGGCGGTACGGCAGGAGGCGGCCAGGGCGGTGACCGTGATGGTAGGCGACGGGATCAACGACGCCCCGGCCCTGGCGGCGGCCGACGTCGGGGTGGCGATGGGCGCCCGGGGCTCGGCCGCCTCCACCCAGGCAGCCGACGTAGTGCTCACCACTGACCGCCTGGACCGGCTCGCTGACGCCATGGACGTCGCCCGCCGCTCCCGCCGCATCGCCGTACAGAGCGCGGCCATGGGGATGGCGCTGTCACTGCTGGCCATGGCGGCCGCCGCAGCCGGAGCACTGGTGCCTGCGGTCGGCGCCCTCCTGCAGGAAGCCATCGACATAACGGTGATCGTCAACGCGCTACGGGCGCTGCGCCCCGTGCGGGGAACTCGGACGGTGGTCGACCCCGCCACCGAGGCCCTGCTACGCCGATTCGAGACGGAGCACTCCTCACTGCGACCGCCCCTGGAACTGATCCGCGAGACAGCTGACGAACTGGGCGAAACTCCCTCTGCGGCGTCCCTGGACCGGCTGCGAGAGGTCCACAGTTTCCTCACCGAACGCCTGCTGCCCCATGAGCGGGCCGAGGAACAGCGGCTGTATCCGGCGATGGGGCAGGTGCTGGGCAGTCTCGAGGCCACGATGACCATGAGCAGGGCGCACGCCGAGATCGAACGCCTCGTGCGGCGTGTGGGAAATCACCTTGCCCTCACCGAGACCGACGGGGTGCGCGCGGAGCAAATGGACGACCTGCGGGCCTGCCTCTACGGTCTGCACGCCGTCCTGGTCCTCCACTTCGACCAGGAGGAGGAGGCCTACTTCTCCCTGGCTGCCAACTCGGCGGCAGAATGA
- a CDS encoding universal stress protein → MFSNDTSQPVGPDAHEGSSPIVVAVDGSADADRAVRWAADDAFRRRSALRIVHVVERGPYDIHRFAAPARPDTMVMNGWKVLAEAEQTARRRQPSVEVSTELIEGNLTRTLCEQAAGASAVVLGSRGLGGFAGALLGSVSTHVAGHAHGPVVVVRPGGEEVHREVVVGVDDSPQCEPALAYAFEQARLRGCALRAVHAWQLPVHAFAPEISYDMDEIRQAQHRVVQERLAAWQERFPEVEVVEAVHSADPVDALTNAATRADLVVVGSRGRGAVGSILLGSVSRGVLHHAHCPVAVVRS, encoded by the coding sequence ATGTTCTCCAACGACACCAGCCAGCCGGTCGGTCCGGACGCGCACGAGGGCTCCTCGCCGATCGTCGTCGCGGTGGACGGCTCGGCCGATGCGGACAGAGCGGTGAGATGGGCCGCTGACGATGCCTTCCGCAGGCGGTCGGCGCTGCGGATCGTGCATGTCGTGGAGCGCGGCCCCTATGACATTCACCGGTTCGCCGCCCCTGCGCGGCCCGACACGATGGTCATGAACGGGTGGAAAGTATTGGCCGAGGCCGAGCAGACGGCGCGAAGGCGCCAGCCGTCCGTCGAGGTGAGCACCGAACTGATCGAGGGAAACCTGACCAGGACCCTGTGCGAGCAGGCTGCGGGCGCCAGCGCGGTCGTGCTCGGCAGCAGAGGCCTGGGCGGCTTCGCTGGAGCACTGCTCGGGTCGGTGAGCACACACGTGGCCGGCCATGCCCACGGCCCGGTGGTCGTCGTCCGTCCCGGCGGGGAGGAAGTGCACCGTGAGGTCGTCGTCGGCGTCGACGACTCCCCGCAGTGCGAGCCCGCGCTGGCCTATGCCTTCGAGCAGGCCAGGCTGCGCGGCTGCGCCCTGCGCGCCGTCCATGCCTGGCAGTTGCCGGTGCACGCCTTCGCGCCTGAGATCTCCTACGACATGGACGAGATCCGCCAGGCACAGCACCGGGTGGTCCAGGAGCGGCTCGCGGCCTGGCAGGAGAGGTTCCCCGAAGTGGAAGTGGTCGAGGCCGTCCACAGCGCGGACCCCGTCGACGCTCTCACCAACGCCGCCACCAGAGCCGACCTGGTTGTCGTGGGCTCACGGGGGAGGGGCGCGGTCGGCTCGATATTGCTGGGCTCCGTCAGCCGTGGCGTGCTGCACCACGCCCACTGCCCCGTGGCGGTGGTCCGATCCTGA
- a CDS encoding universal stress protein: MRREIVVGFDGSPQGRTAVEWAARECGTGRAELTVCHVWDGPHAEREAAITGQVRRLAGRTLIEGVELAERLLPGRAVRSILARGTPGPELVSLSRAAEMLVVGCRGLGGVTGLLLGSVSAHVATHARCPVLAVRRADPASPPSPGNIVVGVDGSACSAAALRFALGHARLHRLPVHVIHARKDTSPQPGWEVERWLAETVASLSGDHSGVAVTAGAVSQLPLPALLARSRQARLLVVGSRGLGCVRARVLGSVSQELLHRASCPVAVVKQHD; encoded by the coding sequence ATGAGGCGAGAGATCGTCGTCGGGTTCGACGGATCGCCGCAGGGCCGTACCGCCGTCGAATGGGCGGCGCGGGAGTGCGGGACAGGCCGGGCGGAGCTGACTGTCTGCCACGTCTGGGACGGCCCCCACGCCGAGCGCGAGGCGGCGATCACCGGGCAGGTGCGCAGGCTGGCGGGCCGGACCCTGATCGAGGGGGTGGAACTGGCCGAGAGACTGCTGCCCGGCCGGGCCGTGCGGTCGATCCTGGCCCGGGGGACTCCAGGGCCGGAACTGGTCTCGCTCAGCCGGGCGGCGGAGATGCTGGTCGTCGGCTGCCGGGGGCTCGGCGGGGTCACCGGGCTGCTGCTCGGCTCGGTGAGCGCCCACGTCGCCACCCACGCCCGCTGCCCCGTGCTGGCCGTACGGCGGGCCGATCCGGCATCGCCGCCGTCTCCGGGGAACATCGTGGTGGGGGTGGACGGATCCGCCTGCTCGGCAGCGGCTCTGAGGTTCGCGCTGGGGCATGCCCGACTCCACCGGCTGCCGGTACACGTGATCCACGCGCGGAAGGACACCTCGCCACAGCCCGGATGGGAGGTGGAGCGCTGGCTCGCCGAGACCGTGGCCTCGCTGTCCGGTGACCATTCCGGCGTGGCCGTCACGGCCGGCGCGGTCAGCCAGCTGCCGCTTCCCGCCCTGCTGGCCCGTAGCCGTCAGGCGCGGCTGCTGGTGGTCGGGTCCCGGGGACTGGGCTGCGTCCGGGCACGGGTTCTCGGCTCGGTGAGCCAGGAGCTGCTCCACCGGGCCTCATGCCCGGTGGCTGTCGTCAAACAGCACGATTAA